From one Streptomyces sp. R41 genomic stretch:
- a CDS encoding YihY/virulence factor BrkB family protein has product MQSLTRLPLIARLRGTHVWRAFERLDAVHWARLAAAITFTSFVALFPLITVGAAIGAALLSEDQLGKLQDKIAAQAPGLSDLLNLNRLVAHAGSVGLIAGALLLVIGINWVGALRGCLRAVWEKEQDPGNPILLRLKDTGVLVGLGVVGLVAMGSSVFANSAVGWAADKVGIEGGAGRALLFLAGLAIALLVDFLLLVYLLTRLPRVHPGRHAVVVAGLIGAVGFELLKWLLTGYLQGVAGKSMYGAFAVPVAVVLWINFMARLLLYCAAWTATAEQSSETAEGEGPGPGVSPAAGDVSQGAASNDGAPAAPRRTAPPARGP; this is encoded by the coding sequence ATGCAATCACTGACGAGGCTGCCTCTGATCGCACGGCTGAGGGGTACTCACGTGTGGCGGGCGTTCGAGCGGCTGGATGCGGTCCACTGGGCCCGGCTCGCCGCCGCCATTACCTTCACCAGTTTCGTCGCACTCTTTCCACTGATCACCGTAGGTGCGGCGATCGGCGCTGCGCTGCTGAGCGAGGACCAACTCGGGAAGCTCCAGGACAAGATTGCCGCCCAGGCGCCGGGCCTTTCCGACCTGCTGAACCTGAACCGCCTGGTCGCGCACGCCGGAAGCGTCGGGCTCATCGCGGGCGCGCTGCTGCTCGTGATCGGCATCAACTGGGTCGGCGCCCTGCGCGGGTGCCTGCGCGCGGTGTGGGAGAAGGAGCAGGACCCGGGAAACCCGATCCTGCTCAGGCTCAAGGACACCGGGGTGCTGGTCGGTCTCGGCGTGGTCGGGCTGGTCGCCATGGGCAGTTCGGTGTTCGCGAACAGTGCCGTCGGCTGGGCCGCCGACAAGGTCGGGATCGAGGGCGGGGCGGGACGGGCGCTGCTGTTCCTCGCCGGCCTGGCCATCGCCCTGCTCGTCGACTTCCTGCTCCTGGTCTACCTGCTCACCCGGCTGCCGCGGGTGCATCCCGGCCGACACGCGGTCGTGGTCGCAGGTTTGATCGGTGCGGTCGGCTTCGAGCTGCTCAAGTGGCTGCTGACCGGCTATCTGCAGGGCGTCGCGGGGAAGAGCATGTACGGCGCCTTCGCTGTGCCGGTCGCCGTCGTGCTGTGGATCAACTTCATGGCCAGGCTGCTGCTGTACTGCGCCGCTTGGACGGCGACAGCGGAGCAGTCCAGCGAGACAGCCGAGGGTGAGGGCCCGGGTCCCGGGGTCAGCCCAGCAGCCGGCGACGTATCACAGGGGGCGGCGTCCAACGACGGCGCACCAGCAGCACCGCGCCGCACGGCGCCTCCAGCGCGCGGCCCGTAA
- a CDS encoding IS607 family transposase, whose protein sequence is MKLSEWAARNGVHYQTAWTWAKEGRMPVPARQTPSGTWLVDEPAVDTTGRVVVYCHVFSADQKPDLDRQVARVVQGATVLGLPVAGVVTEIGSGLNGRRRKLHRLLSDPGVAVIVIEHRDRLAPFGVEHLEAALSASGRRLVVLDPAETADDLVRDITEVLTSMCARLYGRRAARNRAVRAIAAATAQEDQ, encoded by the coding sequence GTGAAGCTTTCCGAGTGGGCGGCACGCAATGGCGTGCACTACCAGACCGCGTGGACGTGGGCGAAGGAGGGCCGAATGCCGGTTCCGGCGCGTCAGACACCGTCCGGTACGTGGCTGGTCGACGAGCCTGCCGTGGACACGACCGGGCGCGTGGTGGTGTACTGCCACGTTTTTTCGGCGGACCAGAAGCCGGACCTTGACAGGCAGGTCGCGCGCGTCGTCCAGGGCGCGACGGTGTTGGGATTGCCCGTTGCCGGTGTCGTCACCGAGATTGGATCCGGCCTCAACGGTCGCCGTCGCAAACTGCACCGGCTCCTGTCCGACCCGGGCGTCGCCGTGATCGTGATCGAGCACCGTGACCGGCTGGCCCCATTCGGTGTCGAGCACTTGGAAGCTGCCCTGTCGGCATCCGGTCGGCGCCTGGTAGTCCTCGATCCCGCTGAGACTGCCGACGACCTGGTGCGGGACATCACCGAGGTGCTGACCTCGATGTGTGCCCGCCTGTACGGTCGCCGGGCGGCGAGGAACCGCGCCGTTCGCGCTATCGCCGCAGCAACCGCGCAGGAAGACCAGTAG
- a CDS encoding GNAT family N-acetyltransferase, with translation MARSGPGQAQKVEGYEPSAGGEIYLRGLSRWQAEDQREDLADLYVESADTAAGEEYHNREGFLGRLTDDVGKPGFDMMVAEATVAAETAVLVGCVFGFPVRRDGDWWHGFVGALPQNIEQLTASGHVFAITEIVVHPHERNRGLARHLQERLLADHQASLGVTLVSQTDHVTYDAFLSWGWQDVGELNRPPSLPILRALVLPLGERTEATPDGLAHNASTERPGEADGVDPGMR, from the coding sequence ATGGCACGGTCAGGACCGGGGCAGGCCCAGAAGGTAGAGGGCTACGAGCCGTCCGCGGGCGGAGAGATATACCTGCGCGGGCTGAGCCGCTGGCAGGCCGAGGACCAGCGTGAGGACCTGGCGGATCTGTACGTGGAGTCCGCGGATACGGCGGCCGGTGAGGAGTACCACAACCGTGAGGGCTTCCTGGGCCGCCTCACGGACGATGTAGGCAAGCCGGGATTCGACATGATGGTCGCAGAGGCAACAGTGGCAGCGGAGACGGCAGTGCTGGTGGGCTGCGTCTTCGGGTTCCCGGTGCGGCGTGACGGCGACTGGTGGCACGGATTCGTCGGGGCACTCCCGCAGAACATCGAGCAGCTCACCGCTTCGGGACATGTCTTCGCGATCACCGAAATCGTCGTCCACCCGCATGAGCGCAACCGCGGCCTCGCCCGCCACCTGCAGGAGCGACTGCTCGCCGACCACCAGGCCTCCCTCGGCGTAACTCTGGTGAGTCAGACCGACCACGTGACCTATGACGCCTTCCTCTCCTGGGGATGGCAGGACGTCGGAGAACTGAACCGGCCGCCGAGCCTGCCCATCCTGCGGGCGCTGGTCCTTCCTCTCGGGGAGCGAACGGAGGCGACACCGGACGGCCTGGCACACAACGCAAGCACCGAGCGGCCCGGCGAAGCGGACGGAGTGGACCCGGGTATGAGGTAA
- a CDS encoding STAS domain-containing protein: MSVQNCSSPAVSTPGRRPVLAGVPEGCEKVVVSGSLALATVPALRERLLSPRHNPGSQLNLDLSGVTSCDTLGLGLLVATARKVHLSGGGLRLVAPSHAVAEALSDSGLIRLLHVLPDAGTAVGITAAEAPDPELLTAA, encoded by the coding sequence ATGTCCGTGCAGAACTGCTCCTCACCTGCCGTGTCCACCCCGGGCCGGCGGCCTGTACTCGCCGGTGTGCCGGAGGGCTGCGAGAAGGTCGTCGTCAGCGGCAGCCTCGCTCTCGCCACCGTTCCAGCACTGCGCGAGCGCCTTCTGAGCCCACGCCACAACCCCGGAAGCCAGTTGAACCTCGACCTGTCGGGCGTCACCTCCTGCGACACCCTGGGCCTCGGGCTGCTCGTCGCCACGGCACGCAAGGTCCACCTCTCCGGCGGTGGCCTGCGCCTCGTCGCCCCGAGCCACGCCGTCGCCGAGGCGCTGAGCGACAGCGGGCTGATCCGGCTCCTCCACGTCCTTCCCGATGCCGGCACAGCTGTCGGCATCACGGCGGCCGAGGCGCCCGACCCAGAGCTCCTGACAGCGGCCTAG
- a CDS encoding DUF1206 domain-containing protein produces MTSSHTQGRGRAAKSAARATENETLTAAGRAGFVARGIVYVLIGLLSIRIAVGNGGGQADRQGALHEIAAQPFGKAMLWALVVGFAAMALWRGARAVLTRGPRRKASSRVLDGGRAVFYGSVCWGTAAYAAGGGQGSSGNTQSQDWTASALKLPYGQVLVGAAGCLLIGIGTVLAVRAALRRFLRQLDTGTMSHRTKQIVTALGVGGGVARGVVFAAAGIFILVAAIRFDPHEAKGADATLRSFAQTPVGPWLLVAIAIGLILFGVFSFASARWRRL; encoded by the coding sequence GTGACGTCGTCTCACACACAAGGGCGCGGCCGGGCCGCGAAGTCCGCGGCCCGTGCCACGGAGAACGAGACGCTGACTGCCGCAGGGCGAGCGGGCTTTGTCGCCCGCGGCATCGTGTACGTACTGATCGGACTCCTGTCCATCCGGATCGCCGTCGGGAACGGCGGCGGCCAGGCGGACCGCCAGGGCGCGCTGCACGAGATCGCGGCGCAGCCCTTCGGGAAGGCAATGCTGTGGGCGCTGGTGGTCGGCTTCGCCGCCATGGCGCTGTGGCGAGGTGCCCGCGCCGTGCTCACCCGGGGACCCCGGCGGAAGGCGAGTTCGCGCGTGCTGGACGGCGGCCGGGCGGTCTTCTACGGCTCCGTCTGCTGGGGCACCGCCGCGTACGCCGCCGGGGGCGGCCAGGGTTCCAGCGGCAACACGCAGTCGCAGGACTGGACGGCATCGGCGCTCAAACTGCCGTACGGCCAAGTGCTGGTGGGCGCCGCGGGCTGCCTCCTGATCGGCATCGGCACGGTACTCGCCGTCCGGGCGGCCTTGCGGCGCTTCCTGCGGCAGCTGGACACCGGCACCATGAGTCACCGTACAAAGCAGATCGTCACCGCTCTCGGCGTGGGCGGAGGCGTGGCACGTGGCGTGGTGTTCGCCGCGGCCGGGATCTTCATCCTGGTGGCAGCCATACGCTTCGACCCGCACGAGGCCAAGGGCGCGGACGCGACACTGCGTAGCTTCGCGCAGACACCGGTGGGGCCGTGGCTCCTGGTCGCCATCGCGATCGGGCTGATTCTCTTCGGCGTCTTCTCCTTCGCCTCAGCCCGCTGGCGCCGCCTGTAA
- the tnpB gene encoding IS607 family element RNA-guided endonuclease TnpB — MDRAPGGLLGVKKFQPQPGFVVQAYQYALDPNAGQDKALRSHCGAARAAYNWAVSWVCAAWWQRKAEESYGISADKLTEWRPWSLPCLRKAFNEAKHTDPRFARWWTENSKEAYSTGLANAAAAFDNYATSKNGRRKGSRMGMPRFKSKHKAPLACRFTTGTIRVEADGRHVTLPRLGTIRAHEPTGKLLGHVQNGTARILSATVRHERGCWFVSFQTEVKRDIVRVARPDVAVGIDLGVKVLAVMADSAGEIRCIPNPKHYDDALKMLKRLSRRVSRRRGPNRRTGQKPSRRWVKANEQRNKVHHQVANLRADALHKLTTRIRAEYGTVVVEDLNVAGMLKNRRLAQKIADAGFGEIRRQLTYKGRRNACRTVVANRWYPSSKTCSNCGAVKAKLPLHVRVFSCDACGLVIDRDENAARNLADLASAGMTGTGVAGDLGTRVPKPRGADQKTRTTTRSRTATGGRAGGAKPTHSRKEPRDLHQDTTTQLGLW, encoded by the coding sequence GTGGATCGTGCACCGGGGGGACTGCTCGGCGTGAAGAAGTTCCAGCCGCAGCCCGGTTTCGTGGTCCAGGCGTATCAATACGCCCTGGACCCGAACGCCGGCCAGGACAAGGCGCTCAGGTCGCACTGCGGTGCCGCCCGCGCCGCCTACAACTGGGCTGTGAGCTGGGTGTGTGCGGCGTGGTGGCAGCGGAAGGCGGAGGAGTCCTACGGAATTTCCGCCGACAAGCTCACCGAGTGGCGGCCGTGGTCGCTGCCCTGCCTGCGGAAGGCGTTCAACGAGGCCAAGCACACCGACCCCAGGTTCGCCAGATGGTGGACAGAGAACTCCAAGGAGGCGTACTCCACCGGCCTGGCCAACGCCGCCGCCGCGTTCGACAACTACGCCACGTCGAAGAACGGACGCCGTAAGGGCTCCCGCATGGGCATGCCTCGCTTCAAGTCGAAGCACAAGGCGCCTCTGGCGTGCCGGTTCACCACGGGCACGATCCGCGTCGAAGCGGACGGCCGGCATGTGACCCTGCCCCGGCTGGGCACGATCCGCGCCCACGAGCCCACCGGCAAGCTCCTGGGCCACGTGCAGAACGGGACGGCCCGCATCCTGTCCGCCACCGTCCGGCACGAGCGAGGATGCTGGTTCGTTTCCTTCCAGACCGAGGTCAAACGCGACATCGTCCGCGTCGCCCGGCCCGACGTCGCAGTCGGGATCGACCTCGGCGTGAAGGTCCTCGCGGTCATGGCCGACAGCGCCGGAGAGATCCGCTGCATCCCCAACCCGAAGCACTACGACGATGCGCTCAAGATGCTCAAGCGCCTGTCCCGACGTGTCTCCCGCCGCCGGGGGCCGAACCGCAGAACCGGGCAGAAGCCCTCCCGCCGCTGGGTGAAAGCGAACGAACAGCGCAACAAGGTGCATCACCAGGTCGCGAACCTGCGCGCCGATGCCCTGCACAAGCTGACCACCCGCATCCGCGCCGAGTACGGCACCGTCGTGGTCGAAGACCTCAACGTCGCCGGAATGCTCAAGAACCGTCGCCTGGCACAGAAGATCGCCGATGCCGGGTTCGGGGAGATCCGACGCCAGCTCACCTACAAGGGCCGGCGCAACGCCTGCCGCACCGTGGTAGCCAACCGCTGGTATCCCAGCTCAAAGACCTGCTCGAACTGCGGCGCGGTGAAAGCCAAGCTGCCGCTGCACGTCCGAGTCTTCTCCTGCGACGCCTGCGGCCTGGTCATAGACCGGGACGAGAACGCCGCACGCAACCTCGCCGACCTCGCGTCGGCCGGCATGACAGGTACCGGAGTGGCCGGAGACCTGGGCACGCGAGTGCCGAAACCGCGTGGAGCCGACCAGAAGACCCGCACCACCACCCGCAGCCGCACGGCCACGGGTGGGCGGGCAGGTGGCGCAAAACCGACCCACAGTCGGAAGGAACCGCGAGACCTTCATCAGGACACCACGACCCAACTCGGGCTGTGGTGA
- a CDS encoding ribonuclease BN: MPKKSSGGHRSSVSVRLCRVIRDSPAERGWRRGREIELGPRSLGFAALGFLTLVPLLIVVSAADPAHGRGFAQWLGDGLGVSRAARDQVAQLFARPGQVLQTTTAFGLAALAVFGLSFGAAVQTGYEKVWELPPARWYARWRHVLWLAVLVGSLFLTGTTTLWRHSAAGTLAATLSAVLFFWWSQRMLLGGRIAWSALLPGAAATAVGLLGLRVFSRLVFSPLIASSAVTYGPFGTVLVIQSWLVGVGVVVFGGALAGRLLHEELPRVAQALKQRTRRQRP, encoded by the coding sequence ATGCCGAAGAAGTCTTCCGGGGGCCACCGCTCGTCTGTGTCGGTACGGCTGTGCCGTGTGATCCGAGATTCGCCGGCCGAACGCGGATGGCGGCGGGGCAGAGAGATCGAACTTGGGCCGAGGTCGCTGGGCTTTGCGGCGCTCGGATTCCTCACGCTGGTGCCCCTGCTGATCGTTGTCTCCGCGGCTGATCCGGCGCACGGGCGGGGGTTCGCGCAGTGGCTGGGGGACGGGCTCGGCGTGTCGAGGGCCGCCAGGGACCAGGTCGCGCAGCTGTTCGCGCGGCCGGGCCAGGTGCTGCAGACCACGACCGCTTTCGGCCTCGCCGCTCTCGCTGTCTTCGGTCTGAGCTTCGGGGCGGCGGTGCAGACCGGCTACGAAAAGGTCTGGGAGCTGCCCCCGGCCCGCTGGTACGCCAGATGGCGACACGTGCTGTGGCTCGCCGTACTCGTCGGATCCCTCTTCCTGACCGGCACCACCACGCTGTGGCGCCATTCGGCGGCCGGCACGCTGGCCGCGACGCTGAGCGCCGTCCTGTTCTTCTGGTGGTCGCAGCGGATGCTGCTCGGCGGGCGGATCGCCTGGAGCGCCCTGCTCCCCGGCGCGGCGGCAACGGCGGTCGGGCTGCTCGGTCTTCGGGTCTTCTCCCGTCTCGTCTTCTCACCGCTGATCGCCTCCAGTGCCGTCACCTACGGTCCCTTCGGAACCGTCCTGGTCATCCAGTCCTGGCTGGTCGGTGTGGGCGTCGTCGTCTTCGGCGGTGCACTGGCGGGCCGCCTGCTGCACGAGGAACTCCCCCGCGTGGCACAGGCCCTGAAACAGCGGACTCGGCGACAACGGCCCTGA
- a CDS encoding PRC-barrel domain-containing protein: MSDIWGYDPTAGHSAGINLIGFTVEATDGSIGKIDKHSDEASSAYVVVDTGGWIFGKQVLLPAGTIKRVDVPEQKVYVSRTKEEIKDAPEFDPEKHLGDPDYHERLSSYYQRPMA, from the coding sequence GTGAGTGACATATGGGGCTACGATCCGACCGCCGGCCACAGCGCGGGCATCAACCTGATCGGTTTCACGGTGGAAGCCACTGACGGCAGCATCGGGAAGATCGACAAGCATTCCGACGAAGCCAGCTCGGCCTATGTCGTGGTGGACACCGGTGGATGGATCTTCGGCAAGCAGGTACTGCTGCCTGCTGGCACCATCAAGCGCGTCGACGTTCCCGAGCAGAAGGTCTACGTGTCCCGGACGAAGGAAGAGATCAAGGACGCGCCTGAGTTCGACCCGGAAAAGCATCTGGGAGACCCGGACTATCACGAGCGTTTGAGCTCCTACTATCAGCGTCCGATGGCCTGA